The following proteins come from a genomic window of Pseudochaenichthys georgianus chromosome 17, fPseGeo1.2, whole genome shotgun sequence:
- the LOC139435625 gene encoding gastrula zinc finger protein XlCGF57.1-like yields the protein MRVHTGEKPFSCSVCAKYFAKSGRLKEHMRVHTGEKPSSCPVCKKAFSHRGNVKAHMRVHTGEKPFSCSVCTKYFAQSGSLKEHMRVHTGEKPFSCSVCTKDFAQSGSLKEHMRVHTGEKPFSCSVCKKYFTRKRGLKRHMRVHTGEKPFSCSVCKKYFARKGSVKRHMIVHTVEKPYCSVCKKTFSSSGNLKTHMRVHTGEDK from the coding sequence atgagagtccacacaggagagaaaccattcagctgctcagtttgtGCCAAATATTTTGCAAAGAGTGGacgtttaaaggaacacatgagagtccacacaggagagaaaccatccAGCTGcccagtctgtaagaaagctttttcccaTAGGGGAAATGtaaaggcacacatgagagtccacacaggagagaaaccattcagctgctcagtctgtaccAAATATTTTGcacagagtggaagtttaaaggaacacatgagagtccacacaggagagaaaccattcagctgctcagtttgtACCAAAGATTTTGCACAGAGTGGAAGTTTgaaggaacacatgagagtccacacaggagagaaaccattcagctgctcagtctgtaagaaatattttacaaggaaaagaggtttaaaacgacacatgagagtccacacaggagagaaaccattcagctgctcagtctgtaagaaatatTTTGCAAGGAAAGGAAGTGTAAAACGACACATGATAGTCCACACAGTAGAGAAACCAtactgctcagtctgtaaaaaaacgttttcatcGAGTGGtaatttaaagacacacatgagagtccacacaggagaggacaAATAA